The genomic interval ttttacaCAGGTATGTACCATCCCACTTTTAAAGAACTGATTAAGATTAATGAATTCTTTGGAAAGGTGTAACATGGTGTGGGATGTTAGACCAGCCCATCTAAAGAAAGGAATTCCTCACATCTAAGACTATAAAAGGAGAAACAAGTCAGACTGAGTATCAGCTGTGAAGGACACAGGATTTAACAAGCACCTGAAGCATCCAGCCATGCCTGTCTCACTGCGTCGTAGTGCTTCATTCAGCAGTATTGCTGGGGCAAATTTCCAAACTTTAGGTTTAGGGATGGGGCTGAACGGTCTGGCTAGCTCAGGTCAATCCATCACTGCTGACTTTGATTTTTCAACCTCACAACTCGCAATATTTGGGAATGAAAAGTCGGCTATGCAGAATCTTAACACCCGTCTGGCATCGTACATGGATAAGGTACAGTACctgttggatttttttaagcagtaaaaatgtttttaattattatctTTCCATTTTTGCCAATTTTGCCATCAAGCCAAATGCTGTccctttgtgttttattcaaaacacaataaatctcacgttttcttttgtttcatgACTGCATGTCTAGACCTGAGAAAATCATTCAGGACTATTTATAGACATTTCTCATGAATGTTCTTTACTGTCAGGTGGTCTCCCTGGAAAGAGCCAATCTAAAGCTTGAGCAGCAAATAAAGGAGTTCTACGAAAGCAAGTCCTCCATTAGCAGGAAAGATCTGAGTAAATACTATGTCATCATGGAAGACCTCCAGAAACAGGTAGCAAGCAGCAGCCAAAAAATTCTTCCACAATCCATTTAGGCTTCATAAAATTTtgctgtgtatttctgtgtatttCTATTCTGTGCATGGAAAATGATGTGTTGATTCTTCTTAGGTCTTGTCTCCTTTTTCTTACactgatttatatatatttgtccCTTAAGATTATTTCTAGGGCTGCAGAAAAACAGCAGGTTCTCCTGCAGTTGGACAATGCTAGTCTAGCTGCTTCTGACTTTAATATAAAGTAAGtgtctgcttttttttgtggttGCACAGTGGTTTGTAAGAAACACTCAGTTAGACTTGGTGTACTAAATTCAAGACGTCTTTAGGTCGAATGAGAGTTTTATTCTCGGTTCATTGCTTGCTGCAGGTTTGAGACTGAGAGGAGCATGCGTTTGAATGTAGAAGCAGACCTCACTCGTCTCCGCGCCTTTCTTGAAAACGCTGAGGTGGCAACTAAAAACCTAGAAATCCAAATATTAGGGTTAAACGAAGAACTGCAGTTCCTCAAGAAGAGCCATGAGGAGGTGAGAACACCTTtgaatttaaacatttgtccTTTGTGTGTGACCATCTGTAATCGCTGTCTATCcaatttctgtttctgttcgcAGGAGCTGCACATGGTTCGCTCCCAAAAGAGTGACTCTGTGGATGTGCAAGTGGACTGCGGTCCAGCTGTAAACCTCGATAAAGAGCTGGAGGAGATGCGTGAGCAATACGAGGCACTCATCCTAAAGAACCGCAAGCAAGTTGAGCAGTGGTTCCAGAGCAAGGTGAAGCGGCCGTTTGGTTGTTTAAAATGGATGCaggggtggatggatgagtatCCTGATTTGAAGTAGTCAGTGTATGACTTCTAGTACCTTAGAAGAGTGTGAGAGGTGATGGAGAGGATGTAAAAGGTTTAAAGAGGTGGTTCGAAAAAGGCAAATGTCAAATAGATAAATTATTACACAAATATTACAGAATATTTCTATGATATTGGAAAGGAAGATGCAAATATTTGAACATTTGAACAATTTGAATGAAAGTATTTGGAATGGGAAAGCCAATTCTTTTCCACTGAAGACATTTGATCAGAGTTTCAGCTGATATTTACacctagatgtgttaaacaactcaGAACATGGCACCTTGGCAACATGGAGGCAGATCACCTtatcaacatatatatatagatcaacatatagaccgacaaaagtattggaacatatagttttaaatatttcatcatcCTATtcttcgttttgttttgtttttttccaggcttgtagtccattttcttttgatttttccatgtttcaggGGGTTTCTCCCTTCAGTCTTCTCTTTAAGTGGTGACATGCTGTTTACTTGGGTcaaggtctggtgattgacttgtCCAGTCTAAAACTTTTCACTTCCCCAAGATAAAGTCCGTGCTTAACGGCATGATGACATTTTTCCCAAttagattggatgcatttcCCTGTAAACTGGCAGTCAGAAGGTTTCTGTAGTTTTCTGAATTTATTCTCCTGCTACCATCGTAAGttccatcatcaataaagattagtgagaatgttccagaagcatccatgcaagcccaagccatgacactaccatCGCTTTGCTTAACTGATTAGCGGCTATGGTTTGGATCAtaagcagatcctttctttctttacattttgATCTGTcccatcactttggtagaggtttATCTTAGAACGTTTCTGGGTCgtctctatatatatttttttgtgggTTTCATTCTTTTGATTCTTTCTGCAGACAAGTCTCTTTTCTTATAGTCAGCACTCTGGTGTTCATCTTGATTTGATCTTTTTAACaaaacaacccccccccccaaagt from Hemibagrus wyckioides isolate EC202008001 linkage group LG10, SWU_Hwy_1.0, whole genome shotgun sequence carries:
- the krt99 gene encoding keratin 99, with amino-acid sequence MPVSLRRSASFSSIAGANFQTLGLGMGLNGLASSGQSITADFDFSTSQLAIFGNEKSAMQNLNTRLASYMDKVVSLERANLKLEQQIKEFYESKSSISRKDLSKYYVIMEDLQKQIISRAAEKQQVLLQLDNASLAASDFNIKFETERSMRLNVEADLTRLRAFLENAEVATKNLEIQILGLNEELQFLKKSHEEELHMVRSQKSDSVDVQVDCGPAVNLDKELEEMREQYEALILKNRKQVEQWFQSKVKTLNTEALQSHTEITTSQKAHSDLKKTYQSLEIEINGFHTQIQSLQKDVVQVSARYSEQLSHLQVYIDRLQTEVQQITANMQQQAMEYQQLLDIKMRLELEIQEYRRLLEGELHEYRIQEIDTSKTTTVTETVVVETQEKEEEKHLHQKRVKIIMEELVDGVVVSTSVDEKVEDLSS